The Treponema medium genome has a window encoding:
- a CDS encoding TetR/AcrR family transcriptional regulator, with protein sequence MRAVAQRCDIALGSVYNYFGSKDDLIMAAVESVWQNIFETESYYKQGIAFTEYIKAVFKKIKKGMLKYPDFFTAHAMSFSGKSKDDARTKMYRYFSLVKEEMLVILQADTAIKNNLFSKDFTEEDFADFVLTNIIGLLILQRQSSAVLIAGIQKIIYP encoded by the coding sequence ATGCGTGCAGTTGCACAACGATGCGATATCGCACTCGGTTCGGTATATAATTATTTCGGCTCAAAAGATGACTTGATTATGGCCGCAGTTGAAAGCGTCTGGCAGAATATCTTTGAAACCGAATCATACTACAAACAGGGTATTGCTTTTACCGAATACATCAAAGCAGTTTTCAAAAAAATCAAAAAGGGGATGCTTAAATATCCGGACTTTTTTACGGCACACGCTATGAGCTTTAGCGGAAAAAGCAAAGATGATGCCCGGACAAAAATGTATCGATATTTTTCATTGGTAAAAGAGGAAATGCTCGTGATATTACAAGCCGATACTGCTATTAAAAACAATCTTTTTTCGAAAGATTTCACTGAAGAAGATTTTGCAGATTTTGTATTAACGAATATTATCGGACTGCTTATTTTGCAAAGACAGTCATCAGCCGTATTGATCGCAGGCATA